The following are encoded together in the Nocardioides thalensis genome:
- a CDS encoding TetR/AcrR family transcriptional regulator has product MGDVTVTTPRIRLTPEQRREQLLDLGVQMLATRSLEELSIDRLAEAAGISRGLLYHYFGGKQGFYEAVVQRAADDLYAQTEPPAEGDQLERLLASMAAYVDYVAANRAGYSSLVRAAAGGNEALRAIYDTTFAALAERFFAEDPAGELLPDTPANRTLVRAWQAMAEELTLTWCADPTVMSRDELLRVLAGSLPAMIEIL; this is encoded by the coding sequence ATGGGTGACGTGACCGTGACCACGCCGCGCATCCGGCTGACCCCCGAGCAGCGCCGGGAGCAGCTGCTCGACCTGGGCGTCCAGATGCTCGCGACCCGCTCGCTCGAGGAGCTGTCGATCGACCGGCTCGCCGAGGCCGCGGGGATCTCGCGTGGCCTGCTCTACCACTACTTCGGCGGCAAGCAGGGCTTCTACGAGGCGGTCGTGCAGCGCGCGGCCGACGACCTCTACGCGCAGACGGAGCCGCCCGCCGAGGGCGACCAGCTGGAGCGGCTCCTCGCGTCGATGGCGGCGTACGTCGACTACGTCGCGGCCAACCGGGCGGGCTACAGCTCGTTGGTGCGGGCCGCCGCGGGCGGCAACGAGGCGCTGCGCGCGATCTACGACACGACGTTCGCGGCGCTCGCCGAGCGCTTCTTCGCCGAGGACCCCGCGGGCGAGCTGCTCCCCGACACCCCGGCCAACCGGACGCTGGTGCGCGCCTGGCAGGCGATGGCGGAGGAGCTCACGTTGACGTGGTGCGCCGACCCGACGGTCATGAGCCGCGACGAGCTGCTGCGCGTCCTCGCCGGCTCGCTCCCTGCGATGATCGAGATTCTCTGA
- a CDS encoding sigma-70 family RNA polymerase sigma factor: protein MTDPDLAARLRAGDREAMGEVFDRYADRVYTFCFRRTASWVVAEDAMATTFLEVWRIRARAAAHDGDLLPWLYGVAANVCRNHLRSARRQGALRGRLRAVALDEADHADDVAERVDDERRMATLLDAAAGLSHRDRQILTLVAWEGLSYQQVSVALDIPVGTVRSRLSRSRARLAQLMETDRSES from the coding sequence GTGACCGACCCGGACCTGGCCGCACGGCTGCGCGCGGGCGACCGCGAGGCGATGGGCGAGGTCTTCGACCGCTACGCCGACCGCGTCTACACCTTCTGCTTCCGGCGCACCGCGTCGTGGGTGGTCGCCGAGGACGCGATGGCGACCACGTTCCTCGAGGTGTGGCGGATCCGGGCGCGGGCCGCGGCCCACGACGGCGACCTGCTGCCGTGGCTGTACGGCGTCGCGGCCAACGTGTGCCGCAACCACCTGCGCTCCGCGCGCCGCCAGGGCGCCCTGCGCGGACGCCTGCGCGCGGTGGCGCTGGACGAGGCCGACCACGCCGACGACGTCGCCGAGAGGGTCGACGACGAGCGCCGGATGGCGACGCTGCTCGACGCGGCCGCCGGGCTGTCCCACCGCGACCGGCAGATCCTGACGCTCGTCGCGTGGGAGGGGCTGAGCTACCAGCAGGTCTCGGTCGCACTCGACATCCCTGTCGGCACCGTCCGCAGCAGGCTCTCGCGCTCCCGGGCGCGGCTCGCACAACTCATGGAGACGGACAGGAGCGAGTCATGA
- the rocD gene encoding ornithine--oxo-acid transaminase — protein sequence MSTTADGLGTTPSMGTPDEVARAEARTAHNYHPLPVVVAHAEGAWMTDIEGRRYLDLLAGYSALNFGHSHPRLIGAAKAQLDQLTLTSRAFIHDKFADFCAGLGDLCGKELVLPMNTGAEAVETAIKVSRKWGYDVKGVGADRARIVVAAGNFHGRTTTIVGFSDDPDARDGFGPFAPGFDTVPYGDAVALEAAITPDTVAVLVEPIQGEGGVLIPPAGYLRAVREICTRNNVLFVADEIQAGLGRTGRTFACDHEEVVPDLYVLGKALGGGIVPVSAVVGNKDVLGVLKPGQHGSTFGGNPLACAVGSEVVAMLATGEFQTRGAELELVLRERLEALIGKGVVATRVRGLWAGVDIDPALGTGREVCEGLMARGVLAKDTHGSTIRLAPPLVISADDLNWGLDQLAAVLA from the coding sequence ATGAGCACGACGGCCGACGGCCTGGGCACGACCCCGAGCATGGGCACGCCCGACGAGGTGGCGCGCGCGGAGGCGCGCACGGCGCACAACTACCACCCGCTGCCGGTCGTGGTCGCCCACGCCGAGGGGGCGTGGATGACCGACATCGAGGGTCGCCGCTACCTCGACCTGCTCGCCGGCTACTCCGCGCTCAACTTCGGCCACAGCCACCCGCGGCTGATCGGTGCCGCGAAGGCCCAGCTCGACCAGCTCACGCTGACCAGCCGCGCGTTCATCCACGACAAGTTCGCGGACTTCTGCGCCGGGCTCGGCGACCTGTGCGGGAAGGAGCTGGTGCTCCCGATGAACACCGGCGCCGAGGCCGTCGAGACCGCCATCAAGGTCAGCCGCAAGTGGGGCTACGACGTCAAGGGCGTCGGCGCCGACCGCGCCCGCATCGTCGTCGCGGCCGGCAACTTCCACGGCCGCACGACCACCATCGTGGGCTTCTCCGACGACCCCGACGCGCGTGACGGCTTCGGCCCGTTCGCGCCCGGCTTCGACACGGTGCCGTACGGCGACGCCGTGGCCCTCGAGGCCGCGATCACCCCCGACACGGTGGCCGTGCTCGTCGAGCCGATCCAGGGCGAGGGCGGCGTGCTGATCCCGCCGGCCGGCTACCTGCGCGCCGTGCGCGAGATCTGCACCCGCAACAACGTCCTCTTCGTCGCCGACGAGATCCAGGCGGGCCTGGGCCGCACCGGCCGCACGTTCGCCTGCGACCACGAGGAGGTCGTGCCCGACCTCTACGTCCTCGGCAAGGCGCTCGGCGGCGGCATCGTCCCGGTGTCCGCGGTCGTGGGCAACAAGGACGTGCTCGGGGTGCTCAAGCCGGGCCAGCACGGCTCGACGTTCGGCGGCAACCCGCTCGCCTGCGCCGTCGGCTCCGAGGTCGTCGCGATGCTCGCGACCGGCGAGTTCCAGACCCGCGGCGCCGAGCTGGAGCTGGTGCTCCGCGAACGCCTCGAGGCACTGATCGGCAAGGGCGTCGTCGCCACCCGGGTCCGCGGTCTGTGGGCCGGCGTCGACATCGACCCCGCCCTCGGCACCGGTCGCGAGGTCTGCGAGGGGCTGATGGCGCGCGGCGTGCTCGCCAAGGACACGCACGGCTCCACGATCCGGCTCGCTCCCCCGCTGGTGATCTCGGCCGACGACCTCAACTGGGGTCTCGACCAGCTCGCCGCGGTGCTCGCCTGA
- a CDS encoding FlgD immunoglobulin-like domain containing protein — MNSRTTTRALVLVATFFSLVLSGLAALAPPASAEGEVTVTWPEITAFNPDTTDYVIDVQWDGTGTLWLQSHGEHRTFLDEITSPGPRVIDFPVHDQSGWLKLSVFLCTAAGLNHQCVKVADSPLLDVARSPTGPIEPSVVSVDWPEITGFNPDTGSYVPKIEWDGRGSLFLFHRYGGHGDFGRYDEIHVPGPYAVDLPVEGAGDTWDLAIAWCPGAVFESEYCTTLGQRLNIGVWRALDIDFGVTAVKAWGPTKSFPVQVATPIDDPIEATWQVLDQGEVVADGSSTFHRGEPLPALGALPQLVDGREYEVQVSVAADTEAFGRLTGLDTVPIRWDSQNLSIPTTGACCAFVEGVDEFFPATDGYLDTFEFRSSRSTESVAMDVVIRDVRGAVVFDGEATRLPDGLRIAWDGRDDAGATVPEGEYVAEVSITDAVGNVSTHERVVRVSDRAIVQKTLRIPVGVDESRFARDRVGCGRLVRPARAEWPESVGYYTPEACRADALYSIGTRHRVKLPDSFTGTYGNSRITVVGGKSRLEKRSQLLLEHYAEGDPDQVTYVRGIDGNTGPHVGHWTPIRPRTFEGRDGRYLTWGIRARQGSRYDVRRFVIEVEYDVLE, encoded by the coding sequence GTGAACAGCCGTACGACGACGCGCGCCTTGGTGCTCGTCGCCACCTTCTTCAGCCTCGTCCTCAGTGGCCTCGCCGCCCTCGCCCCGCCGGCCTCGGCGGAGGGCGAGGTGACCGTCACCTGGCCGGAGATCACCGCGTTTAACCCGGACACCACTGACTACGTCATCGACGTGCAGTGGGATGGCACTGGGACGCTGTGGCTACAGAGCCACGGTGAGCATCGAACGTTCTTGGACGAGATCACGTCGCCGGGTCCAAGGGTCATCGACTTCCCGGTCCACGACCAGAGCGGGTGGCTGAAGCTCTCGGTCTTCCTCTGTACCGCCGCGGGCTTGAATCACCAATGCGTGAAGGTCGCTGACTCGCCCCTGCTCGACGTCGCGAGGTCGCCTACCGGCCCGATCGAGCCGAGCGTGGTCTCGGTCGACTGGCCCGAGATCACTGGCTTCAATCCCGACACGGGCTCCTACGTGCCGAAGATCGAATGGGACGGCCGTGGGTCACTATTCCTGTTCCACAGGTACGGGGGCCACGGAGATTTCGGGCGGTACGACGAGATCCACGTGCCAGGGCCTTATGCCGTCGACCTTCCGGTGGAAGGAGCCGGCGACACGTGGGACCTCGCGATCGCCTGGTGCCCAGGGGCGGTGTTCGAGTCCGAGTACTGCACCACGCTCGGACAGCGGCTCAACATCGGCGTGTGGCGCGCGTTGGACATCGACTTCGGCGTGACGGCGGTGAAGGCATGGGGCCCGACCAAGTCGTTCCCCGTCCAAGTCGCGACCCCGATCGATGATCCGATCGAGGCGACTTGGCAGGTGCTCGATCAGGGCGAGGTCGTAGCCGACGGCTCGAGCACCTTCCACCGTGGGGAGCCTCTTCCGGCCCTCGGAGCCCTGCCTCAGCTCGTGGACGGCCGCGAGTACGAGGTCCAGGTATCCGTAGCGGCAGACACCGAAGCATTCGGCCGACTCACCGGATTGGACACCGTGCCGATCCGCTGGGACTCACAGAACCTCTCCATACCGACAACTGGCGCGTGTTGTGCGTTCGTTGAGGGAGTCGACGAGTTCTTTCCCGCCACGGATGGATATCTCGACACGTTCGAGTTCCGCAGCTCGAGATCCACCGAGAGTGTGGCGATGGACGTAGTGATCCGTGACGTCCGAGGTGCGGTGGTCTTCGATGGGGAGGCGACGCGTCTTCCGGACGGCCTGCGGATCGCGTGGGACGGGCGAGACGATGCGGGCGCGACCGTGCCGGAGGGTGAATACGTCGCCGAGGTCTCGATAACGGACGCGGTGGGCAACGTCTCGACCCACGAGCGGGTCGTCCGCGTCTCGGACCGGGCGATCGTACAGAAGACCTTGCGCATCCCGGTCGGCGTCGATGAGTCGCGGTTCGCGCGCGACCGCGTCGGCTGCGGCCGCCTGGTGCGGCCCGCGCGTGCCGAGTGGCCAGAGTCCGTTGGCTACTACACGCCGGAGGCCTGCCGCGCCGACGCGTTGTACTCCATCGGCACGAGACACCGCGTGAAGCTGCCGGACTCGTTCACGGGCACTTACGGGAACTCGCGAATCACGGTCGTCGGCGGGAAGTCGCGACTCGAGAAGCGGTCCCAGTTGCTTCTGGAGCACTACGCCGAAGGCGATCCGGACCAAGTGACCTACGTGAGAGGTATCGACGGCAACACCGGGCCCCATGTCGGCCATTGGACGCCAATTCGTCCGCGAACGTTCGAAGGAAGGGACGGTCGATACCTCACCTGGGGAATCCGGGCTCGTCAGGGAAGCCGGTACGACGTCCGCCGCTTCGTCATCGAGGTCGAGTACGACGTCCTGGAGTGA
- the hrpA gene encoding ATP-dependent RNA helicase HrpA, with amino-acid sequence MPDNDWSALTPAGDNGRAVNITYPPDLPVSARRDDIAKAIRDHQVVIVAGETGSGKTTQLPKICLELGRGTPDDKGRPRMIGHTQPRRIAARAVAERIAEELETELGETVGYQVRFTDRTSKASRVKLMTDGILLAELQRDRMLRRYDTIIIDEAHERSLNIDFLLGYLKQLLPKRPDLKLVITSATIDPERFAEHFSDGDGKPAPIIEVSGRTYPVEVRYRPLVELPEADEEGEPIVRDQTEAIVDAVKELSAEGAGDVLVFLPGEREIRDTAEALAPLAADERNPRGVDVLPLYSRLSAAEQHRVFAPAKNSRRRVVLATNVAETSLTVPGIRYVVDTGVARISRYSARTKVQRLPIEPISQASASQRSGRCGRVAAGIAIRLYSEEDFESRPEFTDPEILRTNLASVILQMTSLGLGDIGRFPFVEPPDRRNVQAGEQLLEELGAIAANSKDHGGRFGEPRGTTRRLTKVGQRLARLPVDPRLGRMLIEAERLGCVRDVLVIVSALSVQDPRERPGADQPAEQAKADQAHARFKAEGSDFLTWLNLWRYLREQQRDLSGSAFRRMCKREYLHYLRVREWQELEAQVRQVCKEVGIRIEKGRGDPDADGIHQALLSGLLSHIGALEERVSTGSTTGGKPGAKGRDRRPGPREYLGARGAKFAIFPGSGLARKNPQFLMAAELVETGRLWARQNAEIKPEWAERIGAHLVKRTYSEPHWSRKRQQVQAHERVTLYGVPLVADRVVSYGKVDRELSREIFIRHALVYGEWSTRHDFFHRNRKLLEQAEELEHRARRRDLVVDEHTLFEFYDDRVGRDVVSGAHFDQWWKQARRDDPELLTFDPAMLTHDRAAEVTEADYPERWRVGGSADEGLTFSIGYHFEPGAVDDGITIDIPVGTLNRVEDDDFSWLVPGLREELVTELLRSLPKQLRVNFVPAPNTAREFLANVPPGEEPLLDALERYLRSTTGVHVPRDAWGIDALPPHLRPTYRVVDDHGKEQGRGKDLDALKAPLRPRFEQAMAEVATDSGLARTGETAWVFGDIAETGTWTRAGHEVAAYPGLDDEGATVGLGVFGSADERDARHRLGVARLLLIALGSAPLKGVVEGLSMQEKLGLAGTPYASVDALVADCLRAVVMDALDAAGPVRTEKEYDALLARVRADAPAAVRATLGDLLRALDAWRATDKVLGGRADMRLLPALTDLQGQLGRLVHDGFVGEAGAQRLRRYPVYLDAMRRRRTQLDEGGSAVPRDQQRLDRVQPLQEAYLQRIAALPAGRPPSAGLRQVRWMLEEFRVSLWAPELGTDGKVSDVRILKAFDQLR; translated from the coding sequence CTGCCCGATAACGATTGGTCGGCGCTCACCCCCGCCGGGGACAATGGGCGGGCTGTGAACATCACCTACCCGCCCGACCTCCCGGTCAGCGCCCGCCGCGACGACATCGCGAAGGCGATCCGTGACCACCAGGTCGTGATCGTCGCCGGCGAGACCGGGTCCGGGAAGACCACGCAGTTGCCGAAGATCTGCCTGGAGCTGGGCCGCGGGACGCCCGACGACAAGGGCCGGCCGCGGATGATCGGGCACACGCAGCCGCGGCGGATCGCCGCGCGGGCGGTGGCGGAGCGGATCGCTGAGGAGCTCGAGACCGAGCTGGGGGAGACCGTCGGCTACCAGGTGCGGTTCACCGACCGTACGTCGAAGGCCAGCCGCGTGAAGCTGATGACCGACGGCATCCTGCTTGCGGAGCTCCAGCGCGACCGGATGCTGCGCCGCTACGACACGATCATCATCGACGAGGCGCACGAGCGCAGCCTCAACATCGACTTCCTGCTCGGCTACCTCAAGCAGCTGCTGCCGAAGCGGCCCGACCTCAAGCTCGTCATCACGTCCGCGACGATCGATCCGGAGCGGTTCGCCGAGCACTTCTCCGACGGCGACGGCAAGCCCGCGCCGATCATCGAGGTCTCGGGCCGCACCTACCCGGTCGAGGTCCGCTACCGCCCGCTCGTCGAGCTGCCGGAGGCCGACGAGGAGGGCGAGCCGATCGTCCGGGACCAGACCGAGGCGATCGTCGACGCGGTCAAGGAGCTCTCCGCCGAGGGCGCGGGCGACGTACTCGTCTTCCTGCCGGGCGAGCGAGAGATCCGCGACACCGCAGAGGCGCTGGCGCCGCTCGCCGCCGACGAGCGCAACCCGCGCGGAGTCGACGTACTGCCTCTCTACTCGCGCCTGTCCGCGGCCGAGCAGCACCGGGTCTTCGCGCCGGCGAAGAACTCGCGCCGCCGGGTCGTGCTCGCGACCAACGTGGCCGAGACGTCGCTGACCGTGCCGGGGATCAGGTACGTCGTCGACACGGGCGTCGCGCGCATCTCGCGCTACTCCGCCCGCACGAAGGTGCAGCGCCTCCCCATCGAGCCGATCAGCCAGGCGTCCGCGAGCCAGCGCTCCGGTCGGTGCGGGCGCGTCGCGGCCGGCATCGCGATCCGCCTCTACTCCGAGGAGGACTTCGAGTCGCGGCCGGAGTTCACCGACCCGGAGATCCTGCGCACCAACCTCGCCTCCGTCATCCTCCAGATGACCTCCCTCGGGCTCGGCGACATCGGCCGGTTCCCGTTCGTCGAGCCGCCCGATCGGCGCAACGTGCAGGCCGGCGAGCAGCTGCTCGAGGAGCTCGGAGCTATCGCGGCCAACTCGAAGGACCATGGCGGCCGATTCGGCGAACCACGAGGTACAACTCGGCGGCTGACGAAGGTCGGGCAACGGCTCGCGCGGCTGCCGGTCGACCCGCGGCTGGGGCGGATGCTGATCGAGGCCGAGCGCCTCGGGTGCGTGCGCGACGTGCTCGTCATCGTCTCCGCGCTCTCGGTGCAGGACCCGCGCGAGCGGCCCGGCGCCGACCAGCCGGCCGAGCAGGCCAAGGCCGACCAGGCGCACGCCCGGTTCAAGGCCGAGGGGTCGGACTTCCTCACCTGGCTCAACCTGTGGCGCTACCTGCGCGAGCAGCAGCGCGACCTGTCGGGCAGCGCGTTCCGCCGGATGTGCAAGCGCGAGTACCTCCACTACCTGCGCGTCCGGGAGTGGCAGGAGCTCGAGGCACAGGTGCGGCAGGTGTGCAAGGAGGTCGGGATCCGGATCGAGAAGGGTCGCGGCGACCCTGACGCGGACGGGATCCACCAGGCGCTGTTGTCCGGTCTCCTGAGCCACATCGGCGCTCTGGAGGAGCGGGTTTCGACAGGCTCAACCACCGGTGGCAAGCCCGGGGCGAAGGGCCGCGACCGCAGGCCGGGGCCGCGGGAGTACCTCGGCGCCCGCGGAGCGAAGTTCGCGATCTTCCCCGGCAGCGGCCTGGCGCGGAAGAACCCGCAGTTCCTGATGGCCGCCGAACTGGTGGAGACCGGCCGGCTGTGGGCGCGGCAGAACGCCGAGATCAAGCCGGAGTGGGCCGAGCGCATCGGCGCCCACCTCGTGAAGCGGACCTACAGCGAGCCGCACTGGTCGCGGAAGCGTCAGCAGGTGCAGGCGCACGAGCGGGTGACGCTGTACGGCGTACCGCTCGTCGCCGACCGGGTCGTCTCCTACGGGAAGGTCGACCGCGAGCTGTCGCGCGAGATCTTCATCCGGCACGCGCTGGTGTACGGCGAGTGGTCGACCCGCCACGACTTCTTCCACCGCAACCGCAAGTTGCTGGAGCAGGCCGAGGAGCTCGAGCACCGCGCGCGGCGGCGCGACCTGGTGGTCGACGAGCACACGCTGTTCGAGTTCTACGACGACCGGGTCGGGCGGGACGTCGTCAGCGGCGCGCACTTCGACCAGTGGTGGAAGCAGGCCCGGCGCGACGACCCCGAGCTGCTGACGTTCGACCCGGCGATGCTGACGCACGACCGCGCGGCCGAGGTGACCGAGGCCGACTATCCGGAGCGCTGGCGGGTCGGCGGCAGCGCCGACGAGGGCCTGACGTTCAGCATCGGCTACCACTTCGAGCCCGGCGCGGTCGATGACGGGATCACCATCGACATCCCGGTCGGCACGCTCAACCGGGTCGAGGACGACGACTTCTCCTGGCTGGTACCGGGCCTGCGCGAGGAGCTGGTCACCGAGCTGCTGCGCAGCCTGCCCAAGCAGCTGCGGGTCAACTTCGTGCCGGCGCCCAACACGGCGCGCGAGTTCCTCGCCAACGTGCCGCCGGGGGAGGAGCCGCTCCTCGACGCGCTCGAGCGCTACCTGCGCTCGACGACGGGGGTGCACGTGCCGCGCGATGCGTGGGGCATCGACGCCCTGCCGCCGCACCTGCGGCCGACCTACCGCGTCGTCGACGACCACGGCAAGGAGCAGGGCCGTGGCAAGGACCTGGACGCGCTGAAGGCGCCGCTGCGGCCGCGGTTCGAGCAGGCCATGGCGGAGGTCGCCACGGACAGCGGGCTCGCGCGCACCGGCGAGACGGCGTGGGTGTTCGGCGACATCGCCGAGACCGGCACCTGGACCCGCGCAGGCCACGAGGTCGCGGCCTACCCCGGTCTCGACGACGAGGGCGCGACAGTCGGGCTCGGTGTCTTCGGGTCGGCGGACGAGCGCGACGCGCGGCACCGGCTCGGCGTCGCGCGCCTCTTGCTGATCGCGCTCGGGTCGGCGCCCCTCAAGGGTGTCGTGGAGGGCCTCTCGATGCAGGAGAAGCTCGGGCTCGCCGGCACGCCGTACGCCTCCGTCGACGCGCTCGTCGCCGACTGCCTGCGCGCCGTCGTGATGGACGCGCTCGACGCGGCGGGACCGGTCCGCACCGAGAAGGAGTACGACGCGCTGCTCGCGCGCGTGCGGGCCGACGCGCCCGCCGCGGTGCGCGCCACGCTCGGTGACCTGCTGCGGGCGCTCGACGCCTGGCGTGCGACCGACAAGGTGCTCGGTGGCCGGGCCGACATGCGGCTGCTGCCCGCGCTCACCGACCTCCAGGGCCAGCTCGGGCGGCTCGTGCACGACGGCTTCGTCGGGGAGGCGGGGGCGCAGAGGCTGCGCCGCTACCCGGTCTACCTCGACGCGATGCGGCGCCGCCGTACCCAGCTCGACGAGGGCGGCTCCGCCGTACCGCGGGACCAGCAGCGCCTCGACCGGGTGCAGCCGCTCCAGGAGGCCTACCTGCAGCGGATCGCCGCGCTGCCCGCCGGCCGCCCGCCGTCGGCCGGGCTCCGGCAGGTGCGGTGGATGCTCGAGGAGTTCCGGGTCTCGCTGTGGGCGCCGGAGCTCGGGACCGACGGCAAGGTCAGCGACGTGCGGATCCTGAAGGCGTTCGACCAGCTCCGCTGA
- a CDS encoding extracellular solute-binding protein, with the protein MANDGRLTWRTWTVVLVVAVAVVVGMLVWGEADTTDDDGPGPGPTATASTSATPMSTLVFAVWGTEAEVAAYQRVVDDYNDKSTTVDVTIEAYDDPQALQDAIDAGEVEPDLFLIRHQDLPETMAAGRNQPLQDLLDARDVHTSDGFSRDAVISFSAEDDLQCMPYTASPMVIYYNTDLIDFDRMEERELPVPNEERTSWTLEDFRAAAEFASRPRNHAKGVHIAPTLTGLAPFIYSGAGHLFDDEAEPTSLALGDDDASGAMRETLEVLRDPHLTLTDQQLEQRSPLEWFQAGKLGMIAGYRDLTPIFRQTEDLRFDVMPMPVLGSAATLGELNGVCVTAGARDRVGQAADFLVTLVSDDAVAELTSTGSVVPTNLSVALTEPFLQPGQQPDNAAVFTSTRRSIQALPLSVDWTRLQAHVGASIAALLSQPVLDDLDAQLDLIDEMSRAVLDPDYVEESETPSDDALDPPDSSDSSDDDVSTTVPDSSD; encoded by the coding sequence ATGGCGAACGACGGACGACTGACCTGGCGCACGTGGACCGTCGTACTCGTAGTGGCCGTCGCGGTGGTGGTCGGCATGCTCGTGTGGGGCGAGGCCGACACCACGGACGACGACGGCCCCGGCCCCGGCCCGACCGCGACGGCGTCGACCAGCGCGACCCCGATGAGCACCCTCGTGTTCGCGGTCTGGGGCACCGAGGCGGAGGTCGCGGCCTATCAGCGCGTCGTCGACGACTACAACGACAAGTCGACGACCGTCGACGTGACGATCGAGGCGTACGACGACCCGCAGGCCCTCCAGGACGCGATCGACGCGGGCGAGGTGGAGCCCGACCTCTTCCTGATCCGGCACCAGGACCTGCCCGAGACGATGGCGGCCGGCCGCAACCAGCCGCTGCAGGACCTGCTCGACGCCCGCGACGTGCACACCAGCGACGGCTTCTCGCGCGACGCGGTGATCTCGTTCTCGGCCGAGGACGACCTCCAGTGCATGCCCTACACGGCGTCGCCGATGGTCATCTACTACAACACCGACCTCATCGACTTCGACCGGATGGAGGAGCGCGAGCTCCCCGTGCCCAACGAGGAGCGCACGAGCTGGACGCTCGAGGACTTCCGTGCCGCGGCCGAGTTCGCCAGCCGGCCGCGCAACCACGCGAAGGGCGTCCACATCGCGCCGACCCTGACCGGCCTCGCGCCGTTCATCTACTCCGGCGCGGGCCACCTGTTCGACGACGAGGCCGAGCCGACGTCGCTCGCCCTCGGCGACGACGACGCGTCGGGCGCGATGCGCGAGACCCTCGAGGTCCTCCGCGACCCGCACCTGACGCTGACCGACCAGCAGCTCGAGCAGCGCTCGCCGCTGGAGTGGTTCCAGGCCGGCAAGCTCGGCATGATCGCCGGCTACCGCGACCTCACCCCGATCTTCCGGCAGACCGAGGATCTCCGCTTCGACGTGATGCCGATGCCGGTGCTCGGCTCGGCGGCGACGCTCGGCGAGCTCAACGGCGTGTGCGTGACGGCCGGCGCCCGCGACCGGGTCGGGCAGGCGGCCGACTTCCTCGTCACGCTGGTCAGCGACGACGCCGTCGCCGAGCTGACCTCGACCGGGTCCGTCGTACCGACCAACCTCAGCGTCGCGCTCACCGAGCCGTTCCTCCAGCCCGGCCAGCAGCCCGACAACGCGGCGGTGTTCACCTCGACCCGCCGCTCGATCCAGGCGCTGCCGCTCAGCGTCGACTGGACGCGGCTCCAGGCCCACGTCGGCGCCTCGATCGCCGCCCTGCTGAGCCAGCCGGTGCTCGACGACCTCGACGCGCAGCTCGACCTCATCGACGAGATGTCGCGGGCGGTGCTCGATCCCGACTACGTGGAGGAGTCGGAGACCCCGTCCGACGACGCGCTCGACCCGCCGGACTCCTCGGACTCGTCCGACGACGACGTCTCGACGACGGTGCCGGACTCCTCGGACTGA